One stretch of Bosea vaviloviae DNA includes these proteins:
- a CDS encoding winged helix-turn-helix transcriptional regulator, which yields MQEQGGFFHPEVSPGVEALVRDVIAQVADKWTMLILEALEEHGTLRFTQIGRIVGGISQKMLTKTVRQMECDGLITRKVHPVIPPHVDYTQTELGRELTAAFCGVWVWAETYYAQVEAARAAFKAREGR from the coding sequence ATGCAGGAGCAGGGCGGCTTCTTCCATCCCGAGGTCAGCCCGGGGGTCGAGGCGCTGGTGCGCGACGTGATCGCCCAGGTCGCGGACAAATGGACGATGCTGATCCTGGAGGCGCTGGAGGAGCACGGCACACTGCGCTTCACCCAGATCGGCCGGATCGTCGGCGGCATCAGCCAGAAGATGCTGACCAAGACGGTGCGCCAGATGGAATGCGACGGGCTGATCACGCGCAAGGTCCATCCGGTGATCCCGCCGCATGTCGACTACACGCAGACCGAACTCGGCCGCGAGCTGACGGCGGCGTTCTGCGGGGTCTGGGTCTGGGCCGAGACCTATTACGCGCAGGTGGAGGCGGCGCGGGCGGCGTTCAAGGCGCGGGAGGGGCGGTGA
- a CDS encoding UvrD-helicase domain-containing protein, with protein MSDHNATSAPLPRPGGLAARAAAAPAAGYLAGLNPEQRLAVEATDGPVLVLAGAGTGKTRVLTTRIAHLIATNRAYPSQILSVTFTNKAAREMKERIAHLVGSVAEGMPWLGTFHSISAKLLRRHAELLGLRSDFTILDTDDQIRLMKQVIAAADIDEKRWPGRMLAGFIDSWKNRGLAPKDVPPGEAAVFANGKGGALYHAYQERLKTLNAVDFGDLLLHCLTLFRDNPDVLATYHERFRYILVDEYQDTNTAQYLWLRLLAQGRRNIACVGDDDQSIYGWRGAEVDNILRFEHDFPGATVVRLERNYRSTGHILATASKLIARNEGRLGKTLRTEDVEGEKVTITGAWDSQEEARLIGDEIESLQRNGHNLSEIAILVRISAQMREIEDRFVHLGLPYRVIGGPRFYERAEIRDAMAYLRCVVSPTDDLAFERIVNVPKRGLGDATIQILHNHARASQVSLLQSARMVVESDELKPKARTALRELVEAFGRWSARAEHMPQGELAELVLEEAGYTEMWQKDRSADAAGRLENLKELVRSLDEFPDLPAFLEHVSLVMDADSGETAERVSIMTLHGAKGLEFDTVFLPGWEEGLFPNQRALDESGRAGLEEERRLAHVGLTRARKRLKLYFASNRRIHGLWQSSLPSRFIDELPEEHVEVVQAASNYSQGGYGASRFDRMESFGSSYNTPGWQRAQENKAKAGSGGGSGFSDSGGRGFGQSSFGAGRQRGPMLIEGELTAKSTGSSAYDPGARVFHVKFGPGSVASVDGNKLTVDFDKAGRKMVLDSFVQKAG; from the coding sequence TTGTCCGACCACAACGCCACCTCCGCCCCCTTGCCTCGCCCCGGCGGCCTCGCCGCGCGGGCCGCAGCTGCACCTGCGGCCGGCTATCTCGCTGGCCTGAATCCGGAGCAGCGCCTCGCCGTCGAGGCGACGGACGGCCCTGTTCTCGTGCTGGCCGGCGCCGGCACCGGCAAGACGCGCGTGCTGACCACGCGCATCGCCCATCTCATCGCGACCAATCGCGCCTACCCCTCGCAGATCCTGTCGGTGACCTTCACCAACAAGGCGGCGCGCGAGATGAAGGAGCGTATCGCCCATCTCGTCGGCTCGGTCGCCGAAGGCATGCCGTGGCTCGGCACCTTCCACTCGATCTCGGCCAAGCTGCTGCGCCGCCATGCCGAACTGCTCGGGCTGCGCTCGGACTTCACCATCCTCGACACCGACGACCAGATCCGCCTGATGAAGCAGGTGATCGCGGCCGCCGATATCGACGAGAAGCGCTGGCCAGGCCGCATGCTGGCGGGCTTCATCGATAGCTGGAAGAATCGCGGCCTCGCGCCCAAGGATGTCCCGCCCGGCGAGGCCGCGGTCTTCGCCAATGGCAAGGGCGGCGCGCTCTACCACGCCTATCAGGAGCGCTTGAAGACGCTGAACGCCGTCGATTTCGGCGACCTCTTGCTGCACTGCCTGACGCTGTTTCGCGACAATCCCGACGTGCTCGCAACCTATCACGAGCGCTTCCGCTACATCCTGGTCGACGAGTATCAGGACACCAACACGGCCCAATACCTCTGGCTGCGGCTGCTTGCCCAGGGCCGGCGCAACATCGCCTGCGTCGGCGACGACGACCAGTCGATCTATGGCTGGCGCGGCGCCGAGGTCGACAACATCCTGCGCTTCGAGCACGACTTTCCCGGCGCCACGGTCGTCCGGCTGGAGCGCAATTACCGCTCGACCGGGCATATCCTCGCCACCGCCTCCAAGCTGATCGCCCGCAATGAGGGCCGGCTCGGCAAGACGCTGCGGACCGAGGATGTCGAGGGCGAGAAGGTCACCATCACCGGCGCCTGGGACAGCCAGGAAGAAGCCAGGCTGATCGGCGACGAGATCGAGAGCCTGCAGCGCAACGGCCATAACCTCTCCGAGATCGCGATCCTGGTGCGCATCTCGGCGCAGATGCGCGAGATCGAGGACCGTTTCGTCCATCTCGGCCTGCCTTATCGCGTCATCGGCGGCCCGCGCTTCTATGAGCGCGCCGAAATCCGCGACGCCATGGCCTATCTGCGCTGCGTCGTCTCGCCGACCGACGACCTCGCCTTCGAGCGCATCGTCAATGTGCCCAAGCGAGGGCTCGGCGACGCCACCATCCAGATCCTGCACAACCACGCCCGCGCATCCCAGGTCTCGCTGCTGCAATCGGCCCGCATGGTGGTCGAGAGCGACGAATTGAAGCCCAAGGCCAGAACCGCCTTGCGCGAACTGGTCGAGGCCTTCGGCCGCTGGTCGGCCAGGGCCGAGCACATGCCCCAGGGCGAGCTCGCCGAGCTCGTGCTGGAGGAAGCGGGCTATACCGAGATGTGGCAGAAGGACCGCTCGGCCGATGCCGCCGGCCGGCTCGAAAACCTCAAGGAACTCGTCCGTTCGCTCGACGAATTCCCCGATCTGCCGGCCTTCCTCGAACACGTCTCGCTGGTGATGGACGCCGATTCCGGCGAGACCGCCGAGCGCGTCTCGATCATGACGCTGCACGGCGCCAAGGGGCTCGAGTTCGACACCGTCTTCTTGCCCGGTTGGGAGGAAGGCCTCTTCCCCAACCAGCGCGCGCTCGACGAGAGCGGCCGCGCCGGGCTGGAAGAAGAACGCCGCCTCGCCCATGTCGGCCTGACCCGGGCCCGCAAGCGGCTCAAACTCTATTTCGCCTCGAACCGCCGCATCCACGGCCTCTGGCAATCCAGCCTACCCAGCCGCTTCATCGACGAATTGCCGGAAGAGCATGTCGAGGTCGTCCAGGCCGCCTCCAATTACAGCCAGGGCGGCTACGGCGCCTCGCGCTTCGACCGCATGGAGAGCTTCGGCTCGAGCTACAACACGCCGGGCTGGCAGCGCGCCCAGGAGAACAAGGCCAAGGCCGGCTCGGGCGGCGGCTCGGGCTTCTCCGACAGTGGCGGACGCGGCTTCGGCCAAAGCAGCTTCGGCGCCGGCCGGCAGCGCGGCCCGATGCTGATCGAAGGCGAGCTCACCGCCAAATCGACCGGCTCATCGGCCTACGACCCTGGTGCCCGCGTCTTCCACGTCAAATTCGGCCCCGGCTCCGTTGCCAGCGTCGACGGCAACAAGCTGACCGTCGATTTCGACAAGGCTGGGCGAAAGATGGTGCTGGATAGTTTTGTGCAGAAGGCGGGGTGA
- a CDS encoding GntR family transcriptional regulator, producing the protein MQAGLKAIDQANDRAPSLVDSAYAALKQAIRESVFAPGYQASAGELALRLGVSRTPVHEAALRLQEEGLVRIVPKRGILICALAPDDLREIYEVLIAIEASAAELAARLPEAERLLMAQDLARETDAMARALDAGDLADWGRADEAFHRILVERCGNSRFIRIIQTVNDQSHRARMLTLRLRPRLPISTEEHRATIDAIRDGASEAAREAARQHRVRARDELLPLIESIGLRHL; encoded by the coding sequence ATGCAGGCTGGCTTGAAGGCGATCGATCAGGCGAATGACCGGGCGCCGAGCCTCGTCGACAGCGCTTATGCCGCGCTGAAACAGGCCATTCGCGAGAGTGTTTTCGCGCCGGGCTACCAGGCTTCGGCCGGCGAACTGGCCTTGCGCCTCGGCGTCAGCCGCACGCCGGTGCATGAGGCGGCGCTCAGGCTCCAGGAGGAGGGGCTTGTCCGCATCGTCCCGAAGCGCGGCATCCTGATCTGCGCGCTGGCGCCCGACGATCTCCGCGAGATCTACGAGGTGTTGATCGCGATCGAGGCGAGCGCGGCTGAGCTCGCGGCCAGGCTTCCGGAGGCCGAGCGGCTGCTGATGGCGCAGGATCTGGCGCGCGAGACCGACGCCATGGCGCGAGCGCTGGACGCAGGCGACCTCGCCGATTGGGGGCGAGCCGATGAGGCCTTCCACCGCATCCTGGTCGAACGCTGCGGCAACAGCCGGTTCATCCGCATCATCCAGACGGTGAACGACCAGTCGCATCGCGCCCGCATGCTGACTTTGCGTTTGCGTCCGCGCCTGCCGATTTCGACTGAGGAGCACCGCGCCACCATCGACGCCATTCGCGACGGCGCATCTGAGGCCGCCCGCGAGGCGGCCCGCCAGCACCGCGTCAGGGCGCGCGACGAATTGCTGCCGCTGATCGAGAGCATCGGCCTGCGCCATCTCTAG
- the msrB gene encoding peptide-methionine (R)-S-oxide reductase MsrB codes for MSMFGSETTQTETFEVTLTDAEWRAKLSPEQYRVLRGHGTERAGSCALNYEKRAGTFICAGCGNPLFKAGTKFESGTGWPSFDQPLEGAVGTTEDGSFMMTRTEVHCARCGGHLGHVFPDGPPPTGLRYCMNGVAMDFVPAEA; via the coding sequence ATGAGCATGTTCGGCAGCGAGACGACGCAGACCGAGACCTTCGAGGTCACGCTGACCGACGCCGAATGGCGGGCGAAGCTCAGCCCCGAACAGTACCGCGTGCTGCGCGGCCATGGCACCGAGCGCGCCGGCTCCTGCGCCCTGAACTACGAGAAGCGCGCCGGAACCTTCATCTGCGCCGGTTGCGGCAACCCGCTGTTCAAGGCCGGCACCAAATTCGAGAGCGGCACCGGCTGGCCGAGCTTCGACCAGCCGCTCGAAGGCGCGGTCGGCACGACCGAGGATGGCAGCTTCATGATGACGCGCACCGAGGTGCATTGCGCCCGCTGCGGCGGCCATCTCGGCCATGTCTTCCCCGACGGCCCGCCGCCGACGGGCCTGCGCTACTGCATGAACGGCGTGGCGATGGATTTCGTGCCGGCTGAGGCTTAG
- a CDS encoding SDR family oxidoreductase, which translates to MNITGNTILITGGGSGIGRALAEALHAKGNQVIISGRRERLLDEVTAANPGMESIVLDIQDKADIAAFARDAVARFPALNVVINNAGIMKDEDVTATEDHLAIAEETIVTNLLGPIRLTAALLPHLLRQPQSTLMTVSSGLAFVPMVVTPTYSATKAAIHSYSMALRAQIAGTSTQVIELAPPYVQTELRGPEQAVDPMAMPLADFIAEVMTILETQADAHEVIVERCKPLRFAAENGNLAGVFAMLNGLH; encoded by the coding sequence ATGAACATCACAGGCAACACCATCCTCATCACCGGCGGCGGCTCGGGCATCGGCCGCGCACTCGCCGAGGCTCTCCACGCCAAGGGTAATCAGGTCATCATCTCCGGCCGCCGCGAGCGATTGCTCGACGAGGTCACCGCGGCCAATCCGGGCATGGAGTCGATCGTGCTCGACATCCAGGACAAGGCGGACATAGCGGCCTTCGCACGTGACGCCGTCGCGCGCTTCCCCGCGCTGAACGTCGTCATCAACAATGCCGGCATCATGAAGGACGAGGACGTCACCGCGACGGAAGACCACCTCGCCATCGCCGAAGAGACCATCGTCACCAACCTGCTCGGGCCGATCCGGCTGACCGCAGCCCTGCTGCCGCATCTGCTGAGGCAGCCGCAATCGACCCTGATGACCGTGAGCTCGGGATTGGCATTCGTGCCCATGGTGGTGACTCCGACCTACAGCGCCACCAAGGCCGCGATACATTCCTATTCGATGGCGCTGCGGGCGCAGATTGCGGGCACCTCGACCCAAGTCATCGAGCTTGCCCCGCCTTACGTCCAGACCGAGCTGCGCGGGCCCGAACAGGCGGTCGATCCGATGGCGATGCCGCTGGCTGATTTCATCGCCGAGGTCATGACGATCCTGGAAACGCAAGCCGACGCCCACGAAGTTATCGTCGAGCGCTGCAAGCCGCTGCGCTTCGCCGCCGAGAACGGCAATCTCGCCGGTGTCTTCGCCATGCTGAACGGCCTGCATTGA
- a CDS encoding tartrate dehydrogenase codes for MKTYRIAAIPGDGIGVEVIAAGVEVLQALAGRDGSFDFAFDHFDWGSDYYKRTGLMMPDDGREQIKGHDAIFFGAVGAPDVPDHVTLWGLRLAICQPFDQYANVRPTRVLPGITSPLRSVSGPELDWVIVRENSEGEYAGVGGRVHKGFPEEVATDVSMMTRSGVARIIRYAFRLARSRPRKLLTVVTKSNAQRHAMVMWDEIAAEVAAEFPDVTWDKMLVDAMTMRMVIKPQSIDTIVATNLHADILSDLAAALAGSLGIAPTANLNPERAFPSMFEPIHGSAFDIAGKGIANPIGTFWTATMMLDHLGEPAASARLMRAIERVTADASFHTPDLGGKATTRQVTDAVIAAIAGDNA; via the coding sequence ATGAAGACCTACAGGATCGCGGCGATCCCCGGAGACGGTATTGGCGTCGAGGTCATCGCGGCCGGCGTCGAGGTGCTGCAGGCCCTGGCCGGGCGCGACGGCTCCTTCGACTTCGCATTCGACCATTTCGACTGGGGCTCGGATTACTACAAGCGCACCGGGCTGATGATGCCGGACGATGGCCGCGAGCAGATCAAGGGCCATGACGCGATCTTCTTCGGCGCGGTCGGCGCGCCCGATGTGCCCGACCATGTCACGCTCTGGGGGCTGAGGCTCGCGATCTGCCAACCCTTCGACCAATACGCCAATGTCCGGCCGACCCGCGTGCTGCCCGGCATCACTTCGCCGTTGCGCTCGGTATCCGGCCCGGAACTCGACTGGGTGATCGTGCGCGAAAATTCGGAGGGCGAATATGCCGGCGTCGGCGGGCGCGTGCACAAGGGTTTCCCGGAGGAGGTCGCAACCGATGTCTCGATGATGACGCGCTCGGGCGTCGCCCGCATCATCCGCTATGCCTTTCGCCTCGCCCGGTCCCGGCCGCGCAAGCTGCTCACCGTCGTCACCAAATCGAACGCCCAGCGCCACGCCATGGTGATGTGGGATGAGATCGCCGCCGAGGTCGCGGCCGAGTTTCCCGATGTAACCTGGGACAAGATGCTGGTCGACGCCATGACCATGCGCATGGTGATCAAGCCGCAGAGCATCGACACCATTGTCGCGACCAACCTGCACGCCGACATTCTGTCGGATTTGGCCGCCGCGCTCGCCGGCTCGCTCGGCATCGCGCCGACCGCCAACCTCAACCCCGAGCGGGCCTTCCCCTCGATGTTCGAGCCGATCCATGGTTCGGCCTTCGACATCGCAGGCAAAGGTATCGCAAACCCGATCGGCACCTTCTGGACCGCAACGATGATGCTCGACCATCTCGGCGAGCCGGCCGCCTCGGCGAGGCTGATGCGCGCGATCGAGCGCGTCACGGCCGATGCGAGCTTCCACACGCCAGATCTCGGCGGCAAGGCGACGACGCGGCAGGTCACCGACGCGGTCATCGCCGCGATCGCCGGCGACAACGCCTGA
- a CDS encoding TetR/AcrR family transcriptional regulator, with amino-acid sequence MAGPSTTSDEILRCARSLLIEGGYNGFSYADIAKVVGIRNASIHHHFPSKSDLVRTLIARYREEAEAGIAHLERQFPNSADQLRAYVSYWQACIADASAPFCVCALLASQIPVLPEDVILEVRTHFRRLSAWLTSVLERGARQGDLRLTGTAKAEAEAFMASVHGAMLSARAYGDPKIFGVITHPLLERLATQH; translated from the coding sequence ATGGCCGGCCCCTCGACAACCTCTGATGAAATCCTGCGCTGCGCTCGCTCGCTCTTGATCGAGGGCGGCTATAACGGCTTCAGCTACGCCGACATCGCAAAGGTCGTCGGCATTAGAAACGCGAGCATTCACCACCATTTTCCCAGCAAATCCGACCTCGTGCGCACGCTCATTGCGCGATATCGGGAAGAGGCCGAGGCTGGAATTGCCCATCTGGAACGCCAGTTCCCCAATTCTGCCGATCAGCTGCGCGCCTATGTGAGCTATTGGCAAGCCTGCATCGCCGACGCCAGCGCCCCGTTCTGCGTCTGCGCTCTGCTGGCAAGCCAGATCCCGGTCCTTCCGGAGGATGTCATCCTGGAGGTGCGCACCCATTTCAGGAGGCTCTCCGCCTGGCTGACCTCGGTTCTCGAACGCGGCGCGCGGCAAGGCGACTTGCGTTTGACCGGTACGGCCAAGGCCGAAGCGGAAGCTTTCATGGCCAGCGTCCACGGCGCGATGCTCTCGGCTCGCGCCTATGGCGATCCCAAGATCTTCGGGGTCATCACCCACCCGCTCCTGGAGCGCCTCGCCACCCAACACTGA
- a CDS encoding tripartite tricarboxylate transporter substrate-binding protein gives MRRLLLAALAAFSLAAAPALGQAYPSRSITMIVPFAAGGPTDIIARIVGDHMGRTLGQSVIIENVAGAGGTTGSLRVARATPDGYTIMMGNLGTHSASVGLYPNLAYDPRTDFAPVINTAGTPMLIAAHKDFPANTLQEFVALLKANPDKYNYGHGGIGSTSHLTCVYFHHLIKAPVQQVPFRGSGPAMNALLAKQLDYVCDQTVGIVPQLTNLKAYVVATPKRLEVAKDVPTSAEGGLPEFQAVGWNAIFAPKETPREIVDKLNAAGRAALADAGVRARLLELGCEIPDEAGRSSAALGAHVRAEVDKWTPVIKAAGVTAQ, from the coding sequence ATGCGACGCCTGCTCCTGGCCGCCTTGGCCGCATTCTCGCTTGCCGCTGCGCCTGCGCTCGGCCAAGCCTATCCCTCGCGTTCGATCACGATGATCGTGCCCTTCGCGGCAGGTGGCCCGACCGACATCATCGCCCGTATCGTCGGCGATCATATGGGCCGCACGCTGGGGCAATCGGTCATCATCGAGAATGTCGCGGGTGCCGGTGGCACGACGGGCTCGCTGCGCGTCGCGCGCGCCACGCCCGATGGCTACACCATCATGATGGGCAATCTCGGCACGCATTCGGCCTCGGTCGGGCTCTATCCCAATCTTGCTTATGATCCGCGCACCGATTTCGCTCCGGTGATCAACACGGCCGGCACGCCGATGCTGATCGCGGCGCATAAGGACTTTCCGGCCAATACGCTGCAGGAGTTCGTCGCGCTGCTGAAGGCCAATCCGGACAAATACAATTACGGGCATGGCGGTATCGGCTCGACCTCGCATCTGACCTGCGTCTATTTCCATCATCTGATCAAGGCGCCTGTGCAGCAGGTGCCGTTCCGCGGCTCCGGCCCGGCGATGAATGCATTGCTCGCCAAGCAACTCGATTACGTCTGCGACCAGACAGTCGGGATCGTGCCGCAGCTCACCAATCTCAAGGCCTATGTGGTGGCGACGCCGAAGCGGCTGGAAGTCGCCAAGGACGTACCGACGAGTGCGGAGGGCGGCCTGCCCGAATTCCAGGCCGTCGGCTGGAATGCGATCTTCGCACCGAAGGAAACGCCGCGCGAGATCGTCGACAAGCTGAACGCTGCCGGCCGCGCGGCGCTGGCGGATGCAGGCGTGCGCGCCCGGCTGCTTGAGCTTGGCTGCGAGATTCCAGACGAGGCCGGGCGGAGCTCGGCTGCGCTCGGTGCCCATGTCCGCGCCGAGGTCGACAAATGGACGCCGGTGATCAAGGCGGCCGGCGTCACCGCGCAGTAG
- a CDS encoding type II toxin-antitoxin system HicA family toxin, with translation MLNNSSDIICRLEREGWECVRVAGSHHVFKKPGIRDTIVVPHPKKSFGPGLVLKIYKQAGWPRD, from the coding sequence ATGCTCAACAACAGCAGCGACATCATTTGCCGCCTCGAACGCGAGGGTTGGGAATGCGTCCGTGTCGCCGGCTCGCATCATGTCTTCAAAAAGCCCGGCATCCGTGACACTATCGTCGTGCCGCATCCGAAGAAGAGTTTCGGACCCGGCCTCGTGTTGAAGATCTACAAGCAGGCAGGCTGGCCGCGCGACTGA
- a CDS encoding acyl-CoA dehydrogenase family protein — translation MTMDTAPRYSTYEVTNQAPPLADYDAFAADPVLQVAISAFAADWARDRLHESGRCVGSARVQELARLANRFTPEAHTHDRFGNRIDQIAFHPAWHELMGLTIGQETHALCWNRPGPGAQVARAALQYLWYGAESGVCCPISMTYSAIPILKQDAARWAEWGALITSNAYDSRQGPAATKTGPTKTGATVGMAMTETQGGSDLRQTQTVARDNGDGTHSLFGQKWFFSVPHSDVFLTLARTAEGVSCFVVAGWLPSGERNGIAILRLKEKCGNRSNASSEIEFRGAIGHMLGEPGRGLRTGLAMNHNTRLDIAAASAGLMRQAVAQAAHHCAHRHAFQRALIDQPIMQNVLGDLAIEAEAAAWLAFRLFAAVDRQETSESERLLARIGAPIAKYWVAKRTPAVLVEALECHGGNGFIEEHAMARHYREAPLNSIWEGSGNVICLDVLRSLEREPGALPALQDELRAAKGADRRYDASLAALDSALPELVRQEGQARRLVERLALLLQASLLLRHASHEVADAFVASRLDGGWSGHFGDLPTGVDAAALARRAVPALG, via the coding sequence ATGACCATGGACACTGCGCCCCGCTATTCCACCTATGAGGTCACGAACCAGGCCCCGCCCTTGGCCGACTACGACGCCTTCGCGGCCGATCCGGTGTTGCAGGTGGCGATATCGGCTTTTGCCGCGGATTGGGCCAGGGACCGCCTGCATGAGAGCGGGCGCTGCGTCGGCTCCGCCCGGGTGCAGGAACTGGCGCGGCTCGCCAACCGTTTCACGCCGGAGGCGCACACGCATGACCGCTTCGGCAATCGCATCGACCAGATCGCCTTCCATCCGGCCTGGCACGAGTTGATGGGCTTGACCATCGGCCAGGAGACGCATGCCTTGTGCTGGAACCGGCCGGGGCCGGGCGCGCAAGTCGCGCGCGCGGCGCTGCAATATCTCTGGTACGGCGCGGAAAGCGGGGTCTGCTGCCCGATCAGCATGACCTATTCGGCGATCCCGATCCTGAAGCAGGATGCGGCGCGCTGGGCGGAATGGGGCGCGCTCATCACCTCCAACGCCTATGACAGCCGGCAGGGGCCGGCCGCGACCAAGACTGGCCCGACCAAGACCGGCGCGACCGTCGGCATGGCGATGACGGAGACGCAAGGCGGCTCGGATCTGCGGCAGACGCAGACGGTCGCCAGGGACAATGGCGACGGCACGCATTCGCTGTTCGGACAGAAATGGTTCTTTTCCGTCCCCCATTCCGACGTCTTCCTGACGCTGGCGCGCACCGCTGAGGGCGTCTCCTGCTTTGTCGTGGCGGGTTGGCTGCCATCGGGCGAGCGCAACGGCATCGCGATCCTGCGGCTCAAGGAGAAATGCGGCAACCGCTCCAACGCTTCCTCGGAAATCGAATTTCGCGGCGCGATCGGGCATATGCTCGGCGAGCCGGGGCGGGGTCTGCGGACCGGGCTTGCGATGAACCACAACACGCGGCTCGACATTGCCGCCGCCTCCGCCGGGCTGATGCGGCAGGCGGTGGCGCAGGCCGCGCATCACTGCGCGCACCGGCACGCTTTCCAGCGGGCGCTGATCGACCAGCCGATCATGCAGAACGTCCTCGGCGATCTCGCCATCGAGGCCGAGGCTGCGGCCTGGCTCGCCTTTCGGCTGTTTGCAGCGGTGGACCGGCAGGAGACTTCGGAGAGCGAGCGGTTGCTCGCGCGGATCGGCGCGCCAATCGCGAAATACTGGGTTGCGAAGCGCACGCCGGCCGTTCTCGTCGAGGCGCTGGAATGCCATGGCGGCAACGGCTTCATCGAGGAGCATGCGATGGCGCGGCATTATCGCGAGGCGCCGCTGAACTCGATCTGGGAGGGTTCGGGCAACGTCATCTGTCTCGATGTGCTGCGCTCACTGGAACGGGAGCCAGGTGCGCTGCCGGCACTGCAGGACGAATTGCGCGCCGCCAAGGGCGCCGACCGCCGTTATGACGCGTCGCTCGCCGCGCTGGACAGCGCGCTGCCCGAACTCGTCCGGCAGGAAGGCCAGGCGCGGCGGCTGGTCGAGCGATTGGCGCTGTTGCTGCAAGCCTCGCTGCTGCTGCGCCATGCGTCGCATGAAGTTGCCGACGCCTTCGTCGCCAGCCGGCTGGATGGCGGCTGGTCCGGGCATTTCGGCGATCTGCCGACCGGTGTGGATGCAGCGGCGCTGGCGCGGCGGGCGGTGCCGGCGCTGGGGTGA
- a CDS encoding type II toxin-antitoxin system HicB family antitoxin — protein sequence MTHYVAIIEDAGPDQAVGVWFPDLPGCFSAGDTLDEALTNAPEAVALWFEDLEGEGRAIPRARTPSELKADPEVSTDMANHVIALIPAPGRALQPAAE from the coding sequence ATGACCCACTACGTCGCCATCATCGAGGATGCGGGCCCCGACCAGGCCGTCGGCGTCTGGTTCCCCGACCTGCCCGGCTGCTTCTCGGCCGGCGACACGCTTGATGAAGCCTTGACGAACGCGCCCGAGGCTGTCGCGCTCTGGTTCGAAGACCTAGAGGGGGAAGGCCGCGCCATTCCTCGCGCCCGCACCCCGAGCGAATTGAAAGCCGATCCCGAGGTCTCAACCGACATGGCGAACCATGTGATCGCGTTGATTCCTGCCCCCGGCCGCGCGCTTCAACCAGCAGCAGAATAG
- a CDS encoding VOC family protein — translation MLSHIVLSTNDFERGFRFHAALFEALGHKLWFCDRAKPLAAWQPRDAPRPYVFLATPFNGAAADPGNGQMIALLAQSRAIVDRCHAAALAHGGTCEGQPGLRPHYHANYYGAYFRDPGGNKLCVCCHEAQA, via the coding sequence GTGCTGTCGCATATCGTCTTGAGCACAAATGATTTCGAGCGGGGCTTTCGCTTCCATGCGGCGCTGTTCGAGGCGCTCGGCCACAAGCTCTGGTTCTGCGATCGCGCCAAGCCCCTGGCGGCCTGGCAGCCGCGCGATGCGCCGCGCCCGTATGTCTTCCTCGCAACGCCCTTCAATGGCGCGGCGGCCGATCCGGGCAACGGCCAGATGATCGCCCTGCTGGCGCAAAGCCGCGCGATCGTCGATCGCTGCCATGCCGCAGCCCTGGCGCATGGCGGGACCTGCGAGGGGCAGCCGGGCCTGAGGCCGCATTATCACGCCAATTATTACGGGGCGTATTTTCGCGATCCCGGCGGCAACAAGCTTTGCGTCTGCTGCCATGAGGCGCAGGCGTAG